One genomic segment of Acinetobacter sp. C26M includes these proteins:
- the nudC gene encoding NAD(+) diphosphatase, producing MTQLSLAYIFQHQKLLVDQNLQLPQVEKLASDLPLHHNDHVIARDLLENESIPEGYQLVPIRELIQSWSSSDFLQASRAVQLLEWRRNHKFCSHCGHATEIHPKEYAMVCPACAYHQYPRVQPCIITIITKGKDEVLLAKSAHNKSNMYGLIAGFVEVGETLEEAVQREAFEEVGLKLKNIRYMSSQPWPFPSNLMIAFHAEYDSGEIQLQLEEISEAQFFKFDQLPEIPFKGSIAHSMIMQMIESNKVA from the coding sequence ATGACTCAACTATCACTTGCTTATATTTTTCAACACCAAAAACTGTTAGTCGACCAAAACCTTCAACTTCCCCAAGTTGAGAAATTAGCAAGTGACTTACCGCTCCATCATAATGATCACGTCATCGCACGTGATCTGCTTGAGAATGAATCTATTCCTGAAGGCTATCAATTAGTCCCTATTCGGGAATTGATTCAGTCTTGGTCGAGCAGCGACTTCCTACAAGCCAGTCGAGCAGTTCAATTACTAGAATGGCGACGCAACCACAAATTCTGTAGTCATTGTGGGCATGCCACTGAAATTCATCCTAAAGAATATGCCATGGTGTGTCCTGCCTGTGCTTATCATCAATATCCTCGCGTACAGCCTTGTATCATTACCATTATTACCAAAGGTAAAGATGAAGTTCTATTGGCAAAATCTGCACACAATAAAAGCAATATGTACGGGTTAATTGCTGGTTTTGTTGAGGTGGGTGAAACTTTAGAAGAAGCCGTGCAACGCGAGGCATTTGAAGAGGTTGGGCTCAAACTCAAAAATATTCGTTATATGTCGAGTCAGCCATGGCCATTCCCAAGTAATCTTATGATAGCCTTCCATGCTGAATATGATTCAGGTGAAATTCAGCTACAACTCGAAGAGATCAGTGAAGCCCAATTCTTTAAGTTCGATCAACTTCCTGAAATTCCATTCAAAGGTAGTATTGCACATAGCATGATCATGCAAATGATTGAAAGCAATAAAGTGGCTTAA